In Bythopirellula goksoeyrii, a single window of DNA contains:
- a CDS encoding IS5 family transposase, translating into MKPKTPTPQRELFGAHLSELLNPEHPLYLLADRIDWRQFDLAIDACYADELGRPGVNTRLMVGLMYLKYTFSESDESVVARWVENPYWQYFCGLQYMQHELPIDSSMMSKWRKRVGAERLETLLEATIHTALAMKALKPQELQRVNVDTTVQEKAIAFPTDARLYHKMRIALVRHAKALGIPLRQSYQFVGKKTLFWQHRYAHARQMRRAAKMNRKLKTLLGRVVRDIERKARKFRGKIADEPLRELLALAQRLLAQERNSKNKIYSVHAPEVECIAKGKAHKRYEFGCKASVATTSKNNWIVGAQALHGNPYDGHTLAGAIEQIERLTAKTPQDVMVDQGYRGHGYKGEATVHVVHTIPKEATHAVRRMLKRRAAVEPTIGHLKIDNRLSRNHLTGTAGDQINVLLAAAGYNLRKLLRWIVFSPVLRLLNRLESLLNFKSALQRRLLSP; encoded by the coding sequence ATGAAGCCCAAGACGCCGACTCCGCAGCGTGAACTCTTTGGCGCGCACCTGAGCGAACTTCTCAATCCGGAGCATCCCCTTTACCTCCTTGCCGACCGGATTGACTGGCGGCAGTTCGACCTGGCCATCGATGCCTGCTACGCCGACGAACTGGGTCGGCCAGGGGTGAACACCCGCCTGATGGTCGGCCTGATGTACCTCAAGTACACATTCAGCGAAAGTGACGAATCGGTAGTGGCCCGGTGGGTGGAAAACCCATATTGGCAGTACTTCTGTGGGTTGCAGTACATGCAGCACGAGCTGCCCATCGATTCGTCCATGATGAGCAAGTGGCGAAAGCGAGTGGGAGCCGAGCGTCTCGAAACACTTCTGGAAGCAACGATCCACACTGCGTTGGCGATGAAAGCGCTCAAGCCCCAAGAACTCCAGCGAGTGAACGTCGACACGACTGTCCAGGAGAAGGCAATTGCCTTTCCGACCGATGCCCGGCTGTACCACAAGATGCGGATTGCTTTGGTGCGGCACGCCAAAGCGCTCGGAATCCCTTTGCGTCAAAGCTACCAATTCGTGGGGAAGAAGACGCTGTTTTGGCAGCATCGGTACGCTCATGCCAGGCAGATGAGGCGGGCGGCGAAGATGAACCGCAAGCTGAAAACGCTCCTGGGTCGGGTGGTGCGAGATATCGAGCGGAAGGCCCGTAAGTTTCGGGGAAAGATTGCCGACGAACCGTTGCGCGAGTTGTTGGCACTGGCGCAGCGTCTGCTTGCCCAAGAGCGTAACAGCAAGAACAAAATCTACAGTGTGCACGCTCCGGAAGTGGAGTGCATCGCCAAGGGTAAGGCGCACAAGCGTTACGAGTTCGGCTGCAAAGCGAGTGTTGCGACTACCAGCAAGAACAATTGGATTGTCGGCGCGCAGGCCCTGCACGGCAATCCGTATGATGGACATACGTTGGCCGGGGCGATCGAGCAGATCGAACGGCTCACGGCTAAAACACCCCAGGATGTGATGGTCGACCAGGGTTATCGAGGTCACGGTTACAAAGGAGAAGCGACGGTGCATGTCGTGCACACAATTCCCAAGGAGGCAACACACGCGGTGCGGCGGATGCTCAAGCGTCGCGCGGCGGTCGAACCGACGATCGGTCACTTGAAGATTGATAACCGGCTGAGTCGCAACCATCTGACTGGCACAGCAGGCGACCAAATCAACGTGCTGTTGGCCGCCGCAGGATACAATCTGCGTAAGCTGCTGCGCTGGATCGTTTTTTCGCCCGTTTTGCGGCTCTTGAACCGGCTGGAATCGCTGCTGAACTTCAAATCGGCCCTCCAACGCCGTCTGCTGAGCCCATAA
- the uvrA gene encoding excinuclease ABC subunit UvrA, with translation MTYSTISLRGVAVNNLQKVDLDLPHRRLIAFCGVSGSGKTSLALDTLYAEGQRRYIESFSTYTRQFLEQLDKPAAESIEGIPPSIAVTRKNVGRSSRANVGSATQINEHLQLLFSRIGEVVCHDCGQKVSQDSADSAAERLGHLPDGTRLMVGFSSKRGEDRPVEVWIADLVALGYRRIIVDSRSVELSPAAVEELASEEVIDVVLDRVVVSGEATTRLRDSLEAAQEAGRGTSLVWIDARNLDDESSLKGVRVEIDDQPWLRCRFSQFFRCETCDLDYPPLEPQLLNYNNPLGACSECEGFGNVIGIDMDRVVPDPSKSLREGAIAPWNTPAYEHELQELLALAKDYHLPVDIPFSELSPEHLALLQDGVPEREFGGLSGFFKWLERRKYKMHLRVYLSRWRSYYPCEACKGARLNPSALAVRIGGLNIAEISRMKIRDALQWLVTWELSSWQEQVGRLLIEQVANRLQYLDRVGVGHLSLERSLRTLSAGEAQRVSLTSALGSNLVGMLYVLDEPCIGLHPADVPQLVDAIEGLRDRGNTVAVIEHDAAVLRGADHIVEMGPGAGEFGGQVVFQGTPSEMLQCTDSRTGDWLSGRRTLGHRGARRPTEHGVIRLDGARGNNLQNISVEFPLGVMCVVTGVSGSGKSTLVQQTLYPAVAQRLHIDVDSPAPFDEILGVHQIEDAVLVDQSPIGRTPRSNPITYIKAFDPIRALFAETTEAQARGFKTSHFSFNVDGGRCEACRGDGFLQIDMRLMADVYMKCPECQGKRFRQEVLDVKYRGLNISEVLNLSVREAFAFFRGHRKILSHMKSLIDVGLDYLRLGQPANTLSGGEAQRLKMASYMSAKRRGRTLFVLDEPTTGLHSSDVLQLLDCFDSLIDLGHSLVVVDHNLLIMQAADWIVDLGPGAADEGGRVVARGTPEQVSENPDSATGRFLAGQLDVVDAP, from the coding sequence GTGACGTATTCCACGATTTCCTTGCGCGGCGTTGCCGTCAATAATCTGCAGAAGGTTGACCTCGACCTGCCGCACCGCCGACTGATTGCCTTCTGCGGAGTCAGTGGCAGTGGCAAGACGAGTCTGGCGCTGGATACCCTCTATGCCGAAGGACAACGCCGCTACATTGAAAGCTTTTCCACTTACACGCGGCAGTTTCTTGAGCAGCTCGACAAACCGGCTGCGGAAAGTATCGAAGGAATTCCCCCTTCCATTGCCGTCACCCGCAAAAACGTTGGTCGGTCCAGTCGCGCCAACGTGGGAAGCGCCACGCAGATCAACGAACATCTGCAACTGCTGTTTTCGCGGATCGGTGAGGTGGTATGTCACGATTGTGGACAAAAGGTAAGTCAAGACTCGGCCGACTCCGCCGCCGAGAGACTTGGGCATCTGCCTGATGGCACACGATTGATGGTAGGATTCTCCTCGAAGCGAGGCGAGGATCGCCCCGTCGAAGTGTGGATCGCCGATCTCGTTGCCCTCGGATATCGACGCATCATTGTGGACAGTCGCTCCGTGGAACTCAGCCCCGCAGCAGTGGAAGAGTTAGCCAGTGAAGAGGTGATAGACGTTGTTCTTGATCGGGTGGTGGTCAGCGGCGAAGCAACGACTCGACTCCGCGATTCACTTGAGGCGGCCCAGGAAGCAGGGCGGGGCACCTCGCTGGTATGGATTGATGCGCGAAATTTGGACGATGAGTCATCACTTAAGGGAGTTCGAGTCGAAATCGACGACCAACCATGGCTTCGTTGTCGCTTCAGCCAGTTCTTCCGTTGTGAAACCTGTGATCTCGACTATCCTCCGCTGGAACCTCAGCTTCTCAATTACAACAACCCGTTGGGGGCCTGTTCTGAATGTGAAGGTTTTGGCAATGTGATTGGCATCGACATGGATCGCGTTGTTCCCGATCCGAGCAAATCGCTTCGCGAAGGTGCGATTGCTCCTTGGAACACGCCGGCGTACGAACACGAGTTGCAGGAACTACTGGCGCTCGCCAAGGATTACCACCTGCCAGTCGACATCCCGTTTAGCGAACTCTCTCCCGAACATTTGGCGCTGCTCCAGGACGGTGTACCGGAGCGTGAATTTGGCGGACTCTCTGGATTCTTCAAATGGCTCGAACGTCGAAAATATAAGATGCATCTGCGCGTGTATCTCAGCCGTTGGCGGAGTTACTATCCTTGTGAAGCATGCAAAGGGGCGCGACTCAATCCGTCTGCGCTGGCCGTGCGGATCGGTGGTTTGAACATTGCTGAGATTTCTCGCATGAAGATTCGCGACGCTCTCCAGTGGCTGGTTACCTGGGAACTCTCAAGCTGGCAGGAACAGGTTGGCCGACTGCTGATCGAGCAAGTTGCCAACCGGCTCCAGTACCTCGATCGCGTGGGAGTGGGGCATCTTTCATTGGAGCGATCTTTGCGCACTCTGAGTGCTGGTGAAGCCCAGCGTGTATCGCTCACCTCGGCTTTGGGCTCGAACTTGGTTGGAATGTTGTATGTGTTAGACGAACCATGTATTGGCTTGCACCCGGCCGATGTTCCCCAGCTTGTAGACGCCATCGAGGGGCTTCGCGATCGGGGCAACACAGTCGCGGTGATCGAACATGACGCCGCTGTGCTACGAGGAGCTGATCACATTGTGGAAATGGGTCCAGGTGCTGGTGAGTTTGGCGGTCAAGTAGTATTCCAAGGCACTCCCTCTGAAATGTTGCAGTGTACCGACAGCCGCACGGGGGATTGGCTTTCCGGTCGTAGAACCTTGGGCCATCGCGGAGCGCGTCGTCCGACGGAGCATGGTGTCATTCGTCTCGACGGAGCCCGTGGCAACAACTTGCAGAACATCTCGGTAGAGTTTCCACTCGGAGTGATGTGCGTGGTGACTGGGGTGAGTGGTTCGGGCAAGAGTACCCTTGTGCAGCAGACTTTGTACCCGGCAGTTGCCCAAAGACTTCACATCGACGTAGATAGTCCTGCACCGTTCGACGAGATTCTCGGTGTGCATCAGATTGAAGATGCCGTGCTGGTTGATCAAAGTCCCATTGGTCGAACTCCACGCTCGAATCCTATTACCTACATCAAGGCATTCGACCCGATCCGTGCCCTCTTTGCCGAGACGACGGAAGCCCAGGCTCGGGGATTCAAGACGAGTCATTTTAGTTTCAATGTGGATGGGGGGCGCTGCGAAGCCTGTCGCGGCGATGGATTCTTGCAGATCGACATGCGGCTAATGGCCGACGTGTACATGAAATGTCCCGAATGCCAGGGAAAACGGTTTCGCCAAGAAGTGCTCGACGTGAAATACCGAGGGCTCAATATTTCTGAAGTACTCAATTTGTCTGTTCGGGAAGCTTTTGCATTCTTTCGTGGCCACCGCAAGATTCTTTCCCACATGAAGTCCTTAATCGATGTGGGACTGGATTACCTGCGACTCGGTCAGCCGGCGAATACGCTGTCAGGTGGCGAGGCACAACGACTTAAAATGGCATCCTACATGTCGGCCAAACGTCGGGGACGAACCCTGTTTGTGCTTGATGAACCCACCACAGGGTTGCATTCTTCAGACGTTTTGCAGCTCTTAGACTGTTTTGATTCGCTCATCGATCTGGGGCACTCGCTCGTGGTGGTAGATCACAATCTGCTAATCATGCAGGCCGCTGATTGGATCGTGGACTTAGGCCCCGGAGCAGCTGACGAGGGGGGGCGCGTAGTGGCCCGTGGCACCCCTGAACAAGTAAGCGAGAATCCCGACTCCGCAACGGGCAGATTTCTCGCAGGACAATTGGATGTAGTAGACGCGCCATGA
- a CDS encoding S26 family signal peptidase — translation MKTSFTTSIAAVAKLAIGTFVLAILLRTWLEMGLVEPVTVAGSSMAPTLLGPHASVQCERCQNGFDVGAEFAAVADEAECPQCGFQKNSLAELPVNRGDRLLIDRTAFTYRIPERWEPVVFASPMEEGGLVVKRVVGLPGETIQLRDGELWTNGRLAKKPLATQRTLRSLVHKETAAANRWRGSGWTWRNNSWNCESETDWQWLSYEHPGKKPITDDSAHNAGLTRRLFEVRDLCLSMRLQTTGNGDFAIRMNADEKVLEIKLNPSAGTLEYLAGEKILSRKELSTEALRNLQNREVQLELSFCDQQLLVAIEGRVEFIQEKVAEVEFHDPRPLFSVGARNLSVTLCDLQVYRDIYYASREESQGFKEPMVPVTLGERDIFVLGDNVPISLDSRHWGPLPLRFLVGRPLGVR, via the coding sequence TTGAAAACTTCATTCACCACATCCATTGCTGCAGTTGCCAAGCTTGCCATAGGCACGTTCGTCTTGGCTATACTGCTACGTACTTGGTTGGAAATGGGACTTGTTGAGCCGGTCACGGTGGCGGGCAGTTCCATGGCACCAACTCTACTAGGGCCTCATGCGTCGGTGCAGTGCGAGCGCTGCCAAAATGGGTTCGACGTAGGCGCAGAGTTCGCTGCGGTTGCGGACGAAGCCGAGTGCCCTCAGTGCGGCTTTCAAAAAAACTCGCTGGCTGAGTTGCCAGTGAACCGAGGTGACCGCCTCCTCATCGATCGCACAGCTTTCACCTATCGCATACCCGAACGTTGGGAGCCCGTCGTGTTTGCCTCGCCCATGGAAGAAGGAGGCCTGGTCGTCAAACGCGTCGTCGGCCTCCCAGGTGAAACGATCCAACTTCGTGACGGAGAGCTTTGGACCAATGGTCGATTGGCAAAGAAACCACTTGCTACTCAACGGACCTTGCGCAGCTTGGTTCACAAAGAAACGGCAGCTGCCAATCGGTGGCGTGGCTCTGGTTGGACGTGGCGCAACAATTCATGGAATTGTGAATCAGAAACTGATTGGCAGTGGCTCAGCTACGAGCATCCAGGTAAGAAGCCGATTACCGACGACTCGGCTCACAATGCCGGCCTGACACGTCGTTTATTCGAGGTGCGAGATCTCTGCCTCTCGATGAGATTGCAAACTACTGGCAACGGCGACTTCGCAATCCGCATGAACGCTGACGAAAAAGTTCTAGAAATTAAACTCAACCCAAGTGCGGGCACCCTGGAATATCTGGCGGGTGAAAAGATACTCTCCCGCAAGGAACTCTCCACAGAAGCCTTGCGAAATTTGCAAAATCGCGAAGTGCAATTAGAGCTGTCCTTCTGCGACCAGCAATTGCTTGTGGCTATCGAGGGACGCGTGGAATTTATACAAGAAAAGGTGGCGGAGGTCGAATTTCATGACCCCCGTCCCCTCTTTTCAGTGGGAGCGCGGAATCTCTCTGTGACCTTGTGCGACTTGCAGGTTTATCGGGACATATATTATGCATCGCGAGAGGAATCGCAGGGCTTCAAGGAGCCTATGGTACCCGTCACACTCGGCGAGAGAGATATCTTTGTTCTGGGAGACAATGTGCCGATCTCGCTCGACAGCCGCCATTGGGGGCCCCTTCCGCTGCGATTCTTGGTTGGTCGGCCGCTGGGTGTCCGCTAG
- a CDS encoding serine/threonine-protein kinase, giving the protein MATAERTSTVSTNFAAHSSTPQQSAIGRMGPWQLVHLLSESELARVYSARPADAPPSQTPRYVVKALRKEWWRDPQTIEMQRRAVFVGQQLSHPHLLPVLSANVQQAPFYYVTPRIPGCTLAQILQQGTRLPVPMSLWIMRQVAEALAVLHESAKMIHSDVKPSNIIVSREGHATLIDLGFAFAANEARHWSARPVTGTLNYIAPEAVTSCLSIDETSDLYSLGVTLYELLAGQVPFCAKSPDELVRMHRESKPTCIRERLPSLPKPVASLVHRLLSKDPLRRPASATTVAEELLRLEIECFSVD; this is encoded by the coding sequence ATGGCTACCGCCGAACGTACGTCAACTGTTTCCACCAACTTCGCAGCGCATAGCAGCACCCCCCAGCAATCCGCCATCGGACGGATGGGCCCCTGGCAGTTGGTCCACTTGCTGAGTGAAAGCGAATTGGCGCGAGTCTATTCCGCGCGGCCTGCCGACGCCCCGCCGAGCCAGACGCCTCGCTATGTGGTCAAAGCATTGCGCAAGGAGTGGTGGCGCGACCCACAAACAATCGAAATGCAGCGTCGCGCGGTGTTCGTTGGGCAGCAACTCTCCCATCCGCACCTCTTGCCGGTGCTGTCGGCCAATGTTCAGCAAGCTCCCTTTTACTACGTCACGCCGAGAATCCCTGGCTGCACGTTGGCACAGATTCTGCAACAAGGCACTCGACTTCCCGTCCCCATGAGTCTATGGATCATGCGGCAAGTGGCTGAGGCGCTTGCTGTTCTGCATGAATCAGCAAAGATGATCCACTCGGATGTGAAACCCAGCAATATCATCGTGTCCCGCGAAGGGCATGCGACGCTGATCGACTTAGGATTCGCCTTCGCAGCGAACGAGGCACGTCACTGGTCAGCCCGCCCAGTGACGGGAACTCTCAATTACATCGCCCCCGAAGCGGTGACGTCCTGCCTGTCGATTGACGAGACGAGCGATCTCTATAGTCTGGGTGTGACGCTCTACGAACTGCTTGCCGGCCAGGTTCCATTCTGCGCCAAGTCGCCCGACGAATTGGTTCGCATGCATCGCGAGTCGAAACCGACCTGTATTCGTGAGCGTCTTCCAAGTTTGCCCAAGCCAGTCGCCTCGCTCGTGCATCGGCTCCTTTCCAAAGACCCACTCCGCAGACCAGCCTCGGCGACTACAGTTGCTGAAGAATTATTGCGATTGGAGATTGAGTGTTTTTCGGTTGATTGA
- the lepB gene encoding signal peptidase I: MAKKKTPKYRSSPPSAPAREEISSSSSSTVAFRETIESIVIAFVLAFLFRTFEAEAFVIPTGSMSPSLLGQHKDVECSECGYRFRTTASTEGEDRDARMARLRQPNVTPQERMHLEREIAGAEVIAGMCPMCRQTMLYRSDDLPLGLPPSVDSAHIVDEPSYPGDRILVNKYSFGFRDPKRWEVVVFKFPGNGEMNYIKRLVGLPGEVLQVYQGDIFIRPEEEGSEFHIERKPPHKVKAMLQPVHDTDYDPSILYDAGWPLRWSDANGGWQTEVEKDDSNIVQRHKFVSTDSPADAPVAWLRYQHLLPDDNDWTVARRYADQGKFVGTTKEQWIEGVRPQLISDFNPYNARILRAQLMNRGPLQMEPHLLGMEWVMDLGVLFDVDIHEAQGELLLDLVEAGKHFTCQIDLKTGIATLSIDGLSEFTATAQTPLSRAGNFRVQFANVDDQLMLWVDDKLILFGDGEGAATYDADKLFGGRENAIPQTSEDDPGDLSPIGIGARGASLTINHIEVLRDIYYISARASDKPVRAKWSGMGYHLDYDHPDDEAQLADGTVLPPLSYERQMFSDPDTWPRFLTRHKRTFPVEKGQYFVMGDNSPESLDCRLWKHGNDPNAVPGGAYLDARLMTGDAVCVFWPHSWGNIPGLKKLPGFPNFWDMRIVR; the protein is encoded by the coding sequence ATGGCCAAGAAAAAAACACCCAAATACCGTAGTTCTCCGCCTAGTGCGCCAGCGCGCGAAGAGATTAGCTCGTCGAGCAGTAGCACCGTGGCTTTTCGCGAGACGATCGAGTCGATCGTGATTGCCTTCGTGCTGGCATTCCTATTTCGCACCTTCGAAGCCGAAGCGTTTGTGATCCCCACCGGTTCGATGTCCCCTTCCCTGCTGGGTCAACATAAGGATGTGGAGTGCAGCGAGTGTGGCTACCGTTTTCGTACGACGGCCAGCACCGAGGGAGAAGACCGAGATGCGCGAATGGCCCGCCTTCGCCAGCCCAACGTGACTCCTCAGGAGCGGATGCATTTGGAACGAGAGATCGCCGGAGCCGAAGTGATCGCGGGCATGTGCCCCATGTGTCGGCAGACGATGCTCTACCGCAGCGACGATCTCCCGCTTGGCCTTCCACCATCGGTGGACTCCGCACATATTGTCGACGAACCGAGCTATCCCGGTGACCGTATTCTGGTCAACAAATACAGCTTTGGCTTCCGCGATCCGAAGCGTTGGGAAGTCGTCGTATTCAAGTTCCCCGGTAACGGTGAAATGAACTACATCAAGCGACTCGTTGGCTTACCGGGAGAAGTTCTGCAAGTCTATCAAGGAGATATCTTTATCCGCCCCGAAGAGGAGGGTTCAGAATTTCACATCGAGCGTAAACCACCGCACAAGGTGAAGGCAATGCTCCAGCCAGTGCATGATACGGACTACGATCCTTCGATCCTCTATGATGCCGGCTGGCCCTTGCGGTGGAGCGATGCGAACGGAGGCTGGCAAACCGAAGTAGAAAAGGACGATTCCAACATCGTGCAACGACACAAGTTTGTTTCTACCGATTCCCCAGCAGACGCGCCCGTGGCATGGCTCCGGTATCAACACCTGCTGCCGGACGACAATGATTGGACCGTCGCCCGCCGCTATGCCGACCAGGGTAAGTTTGTGGGAACCACGAAGGAGCAGTGGATCGAGGGCGTTCGACCACAACTCATCAGCGATTTTAACCCCTATAATGCCCGCATCCTGCGAGCTCAGCTCATGAATCGTGGACCCCTGCAGATGGAACCCCATTTGTTGGGAATGGAGTGGGTCATGGACCTCGGGGTCTTGTTCGACGTAGACATTCATGAGGCCCAGGGTGAATTGCTGTTGGACCTCGTCGAGGCAGGAAAGCATTTTACTTGCCAGATCGATCTCAAGACGGGCATAGCGACTCTAAGCATCGACGGGCTTTCAGAATTTACGGCGACTGCCCAAACGCCACTCTCCAGAGCAGGCAATTTTCGAGTGCAGTTTGCCAATGTCGATGATCAACTCATGCTGTGGGTCGATGACAAGCTTATTTTGTTCGGGGATGGCGAGGGCGCAGCGACGTACGATGCCGACAAGCTTTTTGGCGGCCGCGAGAATGCCATTCCACAGACCTCAGAGGATGACCCCGGCGATCTTTCTCCGATCGGTATCGGTGCCCGAGGTGCTTCGCTCACCATCAACCATATCGAAGTGCTGCGAGACATTTATTACATTTCTGCGCGAGCCAGCGATAAACCGGTTCGAGCCAAGTGGAGCGGAATGGGCTATCACCTCGACTACGATCATCCCGACGATGAGGCCCAACTAGCGGACGGAACGGTCCTTCCGCCGCTGAGTTATGAGCGTCAGATGTTCTCTGACCCCGACACGTGGCCCCGCTTCCTCACGCGTCACAAACGCACATTCCCCGTGGAGAAGGGGCAATATTTTGTCATGGGAGACAACAGCCCCGAAAGCCTCGACTGCCGCCTTTGGAAACACGGGAATGATCCAAACGCCGTTCCGGGGGGAGCTTATCTAGATGCACGATTGATGACCGGCGATGCCGTCTGCGTATTTTGGCCCCATTCGTGGGGAAACATTCCTGGGTTGAAAAAGCTACCTGGATTCCCCAACTTTTGGGATATGAGAATTGTGAGGTGA
- a CDS encoding ThiF family adenylyltransferase: protein MDDADKISDRYIRQTRFAPLGVEGQRRLGEARMLVCGCGALGSVVADLLVRAGVGFLRIVDRDFVELDNLHRQVLFTEQDAAEQLPKAIAAHRRLTQVNSDVEIESVVADVNAANIRHLAQGIDVLVDGTDNFETRYLLNDIAVELGLPWVFAGCVGAEGQTMAIIPGQTPCLSCFLPEPPPASSQPTCETAGVLGPLVGVIASLQAMEALKLGSGNASAVNPYLNVLDLWNNQIRSINMAKSRREDCPTCGERKFPWLTGQKGTAVTSLCGRNSVQISPAAGESVNMAVLAERLSSLGQVTSNPYLLRVTIGQYLLTVFADGRTIVGGTDDPAVARTVHAKYVGN, encoded by the coding sequence ATGGACGACGCTGACAAAATCTCGGATCGCTACATTCGCCAGACGCGGTTTGCGCCGCTTGGCGTCGAGGGTCAACGGCGGCTTGGTGAAGCTCGCATGCTAGTTTGTGGTTGCGGCGCACTTGGGTCAGTGGTAGCCGACCTGCTGGTCCGCGCGGGAGTCGGTTTTCTGCGGATTGTCGACCGTGATTTTGTTGAACTCGACAACCTGCACAGGCAAGTTTTGTTCACGGAGCAAGATGCTGCTGAGCAATTGCCCAAAGCGATTGCTGCGCATCGACGACTCACGCAAGTGAATTCCGATGTCGAGATCGAATCCGTGGTAGCCGATGTCAACGCGGCGAATATTCGTCACTTGGCTCAGGGTATCGATGTGCTCGTGGATGGCACGGACAATTTTGAGACCCGCTATTTGCTCAATGATATCGCCGTTGAACTTGGCTTGCCGTGGGTATTCGCAGGCTGTGTGGGAGCCGAAGGGCAGACCATGGCAATTATCCCTGGTCAGACTCCGTGCTTGAGTTGCTTTCTCCCGGAGCCCCCGCCAGCCAGTAGTCAGCCAACTTGTGAAACGGCAGGTGTGCTGGGCCCCTTGGTGGGGGTGATCGCTTCGCTGCAGGCGATGGAAGCTTTGAAACTTGGTAGCGGCAACGCCTCAGCAGTGAATCCCTACCTCAACGTGCTGGACTTGTGGAACAACCAGATTCGTTCGATCAATATGGCGAAGAGCCGTCGGGAGGATTGCCCTACCTGTGGAGAGCGGAAGTTCCCCTGGCTGACGGGTCAAAAAGGGACTGCGGTTACCAGCTTGTGCGGCAGGAATTCCGTGCAGATTTCTCCGGCTGCTGGCGAGTCCGTCAATATGGCAGTGCTAGCAGAACGGCTTAGCAGTCTGGGGCAGGTAACTTCCAATCCCTATCTGTTGCGAGTCACCATTGGGCAGTACCTGCTGACGGTATTTGCCGATGGCCGCACGATTGTTGGGGGCACGGACGATCCGGCAGTTGCCCGCACAGTGCATGCAAAATACGTCGGCAATTGA
- the lptB gene encoding LPS export ABC transporter ATP-binding protein, with protein sequence MSLLRASGLVKSYGRRRVVDGVDFAVERGEIVGLLGPNGAGKTTSFRMTCGMVEPDSGQVMLGGHEVTEWPMYRRARDGGMGYLAQESSVFRKLSVQNNLLGVMEMLGIDRKTRRKRCEELLEQFGITKLRRSKAHQLSGGERRRLEIARSLVSDPQIILLDEPFTGIDPVTIASIQEIIRDLRSRGISILITDHQVRETLQITDRSYVIRAGQVLCHGTPNEVLQNPEARKHYFGEGMEMSLAGPHSVPETSAETRLAALRERISHRFNDPHEGAA encoded by the coding sequence GTGTCACTACTGCGAGCAAGTGGATTGGTAAAAAGCTACGGCCGGCGCCGCGTGGTTGATGGTGTCGACTTTGCTGTCGAGCGGGGCGAGATCGTGGGACTTCTGGGTCCCAATGGTGCAGGTAAAACGACTTCTTTCCGCATGACTTGCGGTATGGTTGAGCCCGATTCAGGCCAAGTCATGCTGGGCGGGCACGAAGTGACCGAATGGCCCATGTATCGCCGCGCCCGCGACGGAGGAATGGGCTACTTGGCGCAAGAATCGAGTGTCTTCCGCAAACTCTCGGTTCAGAACAACCTCCTGGGCGTGATGGAAATGCTCGGCATCGACCGCAAGACACGCCGCAAGAGGTGTGAGGAGCTGCTCGAACAGTTCGGCATCACTAAACTACGCCGCAGCAAGGCCCACCAACTCTCCGGTGGTGAACGTCGCCGCCTGGAGATCGCGCGCTCGCTGGTTTCCGATCCTCAGATTATCCTCCTTGATGAACCTTTCACTGGTATCGACCCGGTTACGATTGCCAGTATTCAAGAAATCATCCGCGACTTGCGGTCGCGGGGCATATCGATCCTTATCACCGACCATCAGGTGCGCGAGACACTGCAAATCACCGACCGGAGCTATGTCATCCGCGCTGGCCAGGTCCTCTGCCATGGCACACCCAATGAAGTTTTGCAAAATCCCGAGGCACGCAAACATTACTTTGGCGAAGGTATGGAAATGAGCCTCGCTGGTCCTCATTCCGTGCCTGAGACATCCGCTGAAACCAGACTCGCTGCCCTTCGTGAGCGAATTTCGCATCGCTTCAACGATCCCCACGAAGGTGCCGCCTAG